From the genome of Bacteroides sp. MSB163, one region includes:
- a CDS encoding site-specific integrase, protein MAKLENKTKENPKLEQNKLSDGRISLYLEYYLGREEKPVLDESGNQVYYDSGKMQGKPKFAVKHNRRKENLSLYLIDKPRTPAERQRNKETLELATKIRAEREQEFKESMLGYRLKKDRTVNFLDYFQAYINSYTKKDIRMVQIALSRFKDFLKEQYPMNEFSIKPELITKEMMEQFVAYLQSRSVGEGAKSIYQRFKKVIRYAIDHDVMLKDPCKSVTCKVDSQMLRKDVLSPEEIQKLAACHYDNENPNVRRAFIFCLYCGLRFCDVKDLTYKNVDYANRLLKFEQSKTKGHSASSGVVIPLNDGLLSIIGEAPADKNCLIFDLPTYESCCKSVKRWVKRAGIDKHISWHCARHSFAVNILNNGANIKTVASLLGHSGLKHTEKYTRAVDKLKEEAINSLPELKF, encoded by the coding sequence ATGGCAAAGTTAGAAAATAAAACGAAAGAAAACCCCAAGTTAGAGCAGAATAAGCTCTCGGATGGTAGAATTAGCCTTTACTTAGAGTATTATTTAGGTAGAGAGGAAAAACCCGTATTAGATGAAAGCGGCAATCAAGTGTACTATGATAGTGGAAAGATGCAAGGCAAGCCCAAGTTTGCAGTAAAGCACAATAGGCGAAAAGAGAACCTTAGTCTGTATCTGATAGATAAGCCCCGTACTCCTGCGGAACGCCAGCGGAACAAAGAAACGTTGGAACTTGCCACAAAGATACGTGCAGAGCGTGAGCAGGAATTTAAAGAAAGTATGTTGGGCTATCGGTTAAAAAAAGATAGAACGGTCAATTTCTTAGACTATTTCCAAGCCTATATCAACAGTTATACCAAGAAAGATATTCGCATGGTACAAATTGCGCTTAGCCGTTTTAAGGACTTCTTAAAAGAGCAATACCCCATGAATGAGTTTAGTATCAAACCGGAACTTATTACCAAAGAAATGATGGAGCAGTTTGTAGCCTATTTGCAATCCCGAAGTGTGGGTGAGGGAGCTAAAAGCATTTACCAGCGTTTTAAGAAAGTTATTCGATATGCGATTGACCACGATGTAATGTTGAAAGACCCATGCAAAAGTGTTACCTGCAAAGTGGATAGCCAAATGCTTCGGAAAGATGTTCTTTCTCCCGAAGAAATACAAAAGCTGGCGGCTTGCCATTATGACAACGAGAACCCGAATGTCAGACGGGCTTTTATCTTTTGCCTATACTGCGGTTTACGCTTCTGTGATGTAAAAGACCTGACCTATAAGAATGTGGATTATGCTAATCGGTTATTGAAGTTTGAGCAAAGCAAAACAAAGGGACATTCAGCCAGTAGCGGTGTGGTTATTCCTCTGAATGACGGTCTATTGTCTATCATTGGCGAAGCCCCGGCAGACAAAAACTGTTTGATATTCGATTTGCCTACTTACGAAAGCTGCTGTAAATCAGTAAAGCGTTGGGTAAAGAGAGCCGGGATAGACAAACATATAAGCTGGCATTGTGCCCGGCACTCGTTTGCCGTGAACATTCTGAACAATGGGGCAAATATAAAAACCGTAGCCAGCCTTTTAGGACATAGCGGATTGAAACATACAGAAAAATACACCCGTGCGGTGGATAAATTAAAAGAGGAAGCAATAAACAGTTTGCCCGAACTAAAGTTTTAA
- a CDS encoding HAD family hydrolase — protein sequence MTKYKHIIFDIDGTLIDTEYAVIHSLIETVTEITGSTPQYENLKFVLGITGRKALEQLKIQDIEKGLKLWDINMKLYQHTIKPFPNIKECLSALMQKGYSLGIVTSKRRIEYQLDFEPLGLAKYFTTVICADDTHEHKPNAAPLLAYLAKANVNIQDSIYIGDSIYDIQCATNAGMDFGLALWANNISSPTQLTHCFKTPNDIVSFLSKY from the coding sequence ATGACGAAATATAAGCATATCATTTTTGATATTGACGGTACATTAATAGATACCGAATATGCTGTGATACATTCACTAATAGAAACGGTCACAGAGATTACAGGAAGTACCCCTCAATATGAAAATTTGAAATTCGTGTTAGGTATTACCGGTAGAAAAGCATTGGAACAACTTAAAATACAGGATATTGAAAAGGGATTAAAATTATGGGATATTAATATGAAACTGTATCAGCATACTATTAAACCTTTCCCCAATATCAAAGAATGTTTATCTGCACTTATGCAAAAAGGTTATAGTTTAGGTATTGTAACCTCTAAAAGACGTATAGAATACCAACTTGATTTTGAGCCATTAGGTTTAGCGAAATATTTCACCACTGTTATATGCGCTGATGACACTCACGAGCACAAGCCTAATGCTGCTCCCTTATTGGCTTACTTGGCAAAAGCCAATGTAAATATTCAAGATTCTATATATATTGGTGATAGCATTTATGATATTCAATGCGCTACAAATGCAGGTATGGATTTTGGTTTAGCGTTGTGGGCAAATAATATATCCAGCCCTACACAACTAACTCATTGCTTCAAAACTCCTAACGATATAGTTTCTTTTTTATCTAAGTACTAA
- a CDS encoding Crp/Fnr family transcriptional regulator — translation MNNIIRKIREYYPVPDDSLDTLKSYLRQQTFPVKTIIIQAGKLDRRIYLIEKGITRSYILHNGKETTTWFSMEGDATCGSWDLYRNKAGFEYVETLEKTLVYSISIDTLNTLYQKDIHIANWMRVLQQENFLWLQEMHINRLTLSVKERYIKLLQDFPNIYNRVNLGYIASYLGTTLPTLSKIRSELVMRF, via the coding sequence ATGAACAATATAATAAGAAAAATAAGAGAATACTATCCTGTTCCGGATGACTCATTGGACACGCTAAAAAGCTATTTAAGACAACAAACTTTTCCTGTTAAGACCATTATCATACAAGCAGGAAAACTTGATAGGCGGATTTACCTCATAGAAAAAGGTATAACACGTTCATATATATTGCATAACGGAAAAGAAACTACAACTTGGTTTTCCATGGAGGGAGATGCAACTTGTGGTTCGTGGGACTTGTATAGAAACAAAGCCGGATTTGAATATGTAGAAACCTTAGAAAAAACATTGGTCTATTCCATTTCCATAGACACACTGAATACATTATATCAGAAAGATATTCATATAGCCAATTGGATGCGAGTATTACAACAGGAAAATTTCTTGTGGCTTCAAGAAATGCACATAAACAGATTGACCCTCTCCGTCAAGGAAAGGTATATAAAACTGTTACAAGACTTTCCTAATATCTATAACAGAGTAAATTTAGGATATATCGCATCCTATCTTGGAACAACCTTGCCTACTTTAAGCAAAATCAGGTCGGAATTAGTAATGCGATTTTAA
- a CDS encoding SecDF P1 head subdomain-containing protein yields the protein MKISTILFFCLLMTACMQTKSFHRINGWYYVTSQTTDSLSQTPFLTVKDFDTLRLGTDAFGHSVITGVFLQDKLPIWREATTKSVGKYIAFVFNDTVITAPQVNSSIESGCFQISNPHGYDLERIFRELQKEIDTSRFGH from the coding sequence ATGAAGATTTCAACAATTCTCTTTTTCTGCCTACTAATGACAGCTTGTATGCAGACAAAATCCTTTCACCGGATAAACGGCTGGTACTACGTAACATCACAGACTACAGACAGCCTTTCACAAACACCTTTCCTTACTGTTAAGGATTTCGATACTTTACGTTTGGGAACTGATGCTTTTGGACACTCGGTCATTACCGGTGTCTTCCTCCAAGATAAATTGCCTATATGGAGAGAAGCCACAACAAAGAGTGTAGGAAAGTACATCGCTTTCGTTTTCAATGACACGGTGATAACTGCTCCTCAGGTTAATAGTTCCATAGAAAGCGGATGTTTCCAAATTTCCAATCCGCATGGATATGATTTGGAACGTATCTTTAGGGAACTACAAAAAGAAATTGATACATCAAGGTTTGGACATTAA
- a CDS encoding ATP-binding protein, protein MADTKDQEYIVLISSSTFREKWAYDLLETVEKAFNEENSVKVYSETLTTWHFNNQQEIDQKVDYLKDKYSVPPQAVIFVGDPGWYVCKPLFDTIWKGVPTIICHSMPHTSADINKYYKGEYIPEDQIIATPEMLERYNVTAINIPVCIKETIELMEEITPEMKKVVLLSDDRFICSLIRKKAEEIHQQYFSDLDMEFITYPQTNTETMLHKISESGRETGIIYCSWVNVASQNLSEKYYPDERMHSYISGIVKKPVFSLSDQFTRGHALFAGGHYIGSSDVESTVIGEIRGALKKDGTYGAKTVVAGTPNTYLNYQTLLDKGVSLDNFPKNAVYYDVPPGFIQKNIIYVVIVLGTAIVLLLFYFMHKRIKKVKETEWQEHLHLLENILDNLPIAAKVKDVDNDMRYTFINKKAEELFEYPAKEAIGRTDFDIMPEAATMIRKEDEELVRTGIAQSGTRRFFTNKNEERFTFQNNNIVSFSDGRKWILYTAWDITDQKILERKLRLAKEEAEESNRIKSAFLANMSHEIRTPLNAIVGFSSILAEDVSEDERIEYLSIISKNNDILLQLINDILDLSKIEAGTLEYVYANIDVNKMLSEIEQAARMRQPNANVTICAVTPLPDLFLYTDQRRITQVLNNFISNAMKFTNAGSITFGYEEPKDGYIRFFVTDTGTGIPSEKVADIFNRFVKLDSFKQGTGLGLAISQNIVKELKGEIGVVSELGKGSTFWFTLPYEKMGAHRSILP, encoded by the coding sequence ATGGCTGATACGAAAGATCAAGAGTATATTGTTCTTATCAGTTCTTCCACTTTTCGTGAGAAATGGGCTTATGATCTGCTTGAAACTGTAGAAAAGGCATTCAATGAAGAAAATTCGGTGAAGGTATATTCGGAGACTCTCACAACATGGCATTTCAATAATCAACAGGAAATAGATCAGAAGGTTGATTATCTAAAGGATAAATATTCTGTTCCTCCCCAAGCCGTCATATTTGTAGGCGATCCGGGATGGTATGTTTGCAAACCGCTTTTTGACACTATCTGGAAAGGGGTACCTACAATTATTTGCCACTCGATGCCGCATACGTCGGCTGATATAAATAAGTATTATAAAGGTGAATATATACCTGAAGATCAGATTATCGCTACACCGGAAATGCTGGAACGGTATAACGTGACTGCCATAAATATTCCTGTTTGCATTAAAGAAACCATAGAATTGATGGAGGAGATTACTCCTGAAATGAAAAAGGTTGTCTTGTTATCGGATGACAGATTTATCTGTTCTCTAATTCGGAAAAAAGCAGAAGAAATACATCAGCAGTACTTTTCTGATTTGGATATGGAATTTATTACTTATCCTCAGACAAATACAGAAACGATGCTTCACAAGATTAGCGAATCTGGTAGAGAAACAGGCATTATTTACTGTTCATGGGTGAATGTAGCCAGTCAGAATTTGTCTGAGAAATATTATCCTGATGAGAGAATGCATTCTTATATTTCCGGTATAGTTAAAAAGCCGGTATTCTCGTTGTCTGACCAGTTCACAAGGGGGCATGCTTTATTTGCCGGTGGACATTATATAGGCAGTTCCGATGTGGAAAGTACCGTTATCGGTGAAATTAGAGGTGCACTGAAAAAGGATGGTACATACGGGGCGAAAACGGTTGTTGCCGGTACGCCCAATACCTATCTTAATTACCAGACATTGCTTGACAAGGGAGTTTCATTAGATAACTTTCCTAAAAATGCGGTTTATTATGATGTTCCGCCTGGTTTTATTCAGAAGAATATTATTTATGTTGTGATTGTCCTGGGTACTGCTATTGTCCTACTGCTATTTTACTTTATGCACAAGCGTATCAAAAAAGTGAAAGAAACCGAGTGGCAGGAGCATCTGCATTTGCTTGAAAACATTCTCGATAACCTTCCTATTGCAGCTAAAGTGAAAGATGTCGATAATGATATGCGTTATACTTTTATAAATAAAAAGGCTGAAGAGCTCTTTGAATATCCGGCTAAGGAGGCGATTGGAAGGACTGATTTCGATATAATGCCTGAGGCTGCAACGATGATCAGGAAAGAAGATGAAGAATTGGTAAGAACGGGAATTGCCCAATCCGGTACCAGGCGTTTCTTTACGAATAAGAACGAGGAACGGTTTACCTTCCAGAATAATAATATAGTTTCATTCTCCGATGGACGTAAATGGATTCTCTATACGGCTTGGGATATTACAGACCAGAAGATTCTGGAACGTAAACTGCGTCTGGCTAAAGAAGAGGCTGAAGAGTCCAATCGTATAAAATCAGCTTTCCTGGCTAATATGAGCCATGAAATACGTACTCCGCTCAATGCAATAGTTGGTTTTTCGAGTATACTGGCCGAAGATGTATCGGAAGATGAACGGATAGAATACCTTAGTATCATTAGTAAGAATAATGATATATTGTTGCAACTGATCAATGACATCCTGGATTTATCAAAGATAGAAGCTGGTACACTGGAATATGTCTATGCAAATATAGACGTAAATAAGATGTTATCTGAAATAGAGCAGGCTGCCAGGATGAGACAACCGAATGCGAATGTCACTATATGTGCAGTGACACCCCTGCCGGATCTTTTTTTGTACACTGACCAGCGCAGAATTACCCAAGTGCTGAATAATTTCATCAGTAATGCCATGAAGTTTACGAATGCCGGGAGTATTACGTTCGGATATGAAGAACCGAAAGATGGCTATATACGTTTCTTTGTGACAGATACCGGTACCGGTATCCCTTCTGAAAAGGTGGCGGATATATTCAACCGTTTTGTAAAACTTGATTCTTTCAAACAAGGAACCGGACTTGGACTGGCTATTTCACAGAATATCGTGAAGGAACTAAAAGGTGAGATAGGAGTGGTGTCTGAGTTAGGTAAAGGTTCTACTTTCTGGTTTACATTGCCCTATGAAAAGATGGGCGCACACCGTTCCATCCTTCCATAA
- a CDS encoding PDDEXK nuclease domain-containing protein — protein sequence MNFEALVKHISTIQNTLQAQAAHAVNLALTSRNWLMGCYIVEFEQNGEDRAAYGEQLLKKLEQRLKTKGLNERRFREFRRLYLVYPQLKESVTQYIASQIQIRQSLTAEFTEPIRRLVTAGSENGVWKLSTKYPQTETWMIPADRLFNRLSSTHLNTISGIENPIKRAFYEMETIRGCWSVKELERQIASLYYERSGLSKNKEALSALVQQQVTLLQPKDVINTPVTLEFLGLNERALVTENDLEQSILDNLQHFLLEMGHGFCFEARQKRILIDEDYFFADLVFYHRILKCHIIVELKIDKFRHEYASQLNMYLNYFKAEVMQPDDNPPIGILLCTEKGDTLVKYATAGLDPNIFVQKYMIELPSEEEIKAFISSSNC from the coding sequence ATGAACTTTGAAGCATTAGTAAAACATATCAGCACGATACAGAACACGTTGCAGGCACAAGCCGCACACGCTGTAAACCTTGCCCTTACTTCCCGTAACTGGCTTATGGGGTGCTATATCGTGGAATTTGAGCAGAACGGAGAAGACCGTGCCGCATACGGTGAACAACTGTTGAAGAAGCTGGAGCAACGACTGAAAACAAAAGGTCTGAATGAACGTAGATTCAGGGAATTTAGACGACTGTACCTTGTTTATCCACAGCTAAAAGAGTCTGTCACACAATATATTGCATCACAAATACAAATTCGGCAGTCATTGACCGCCGAATTCACTGAACCAATTCGGCGGTTGGTGACCGCCGGATCTGAAAATGGCGTTTGGAAGCTATCAACAAAATACCCACAAACCGAAACATGGATGATTCCAGCTGATAGATTATTCAACAGATTATCTTCCACCCATTTAAATACTATATCAGGAATTGAGAACCCGATAAAACGTGCTTTCTATGAAATGGAAACTATTCGTGGATGCTGGTCTGTAAAAGAGTTAGAGCGGCAAATCGCATCTTTATATTACGAACGTAGCGGACTATCCAAAAACAAAGAAGCCCTCTCCGCTTTAGTCCAGCAACAAGTAACCTTATTGCAACCCAAAGATGTTATCAACACTCCTGTTACTTTAGAGTTCTTAGGATTGAATGAACGTGCATTAGTGACGGAAAACGATTTGGAACAATCTATTCTTGATAACCTGCAACACTTCCTGTTGGAAATGGGACATGGTTTCTGCTTTGAAGCCCGGCAAAAACGTATCTTGATTGATGAAGATTATTTCTTTGCCGACCTCGTATTCTATCACCGCATTTTGAAGTGCCATATCATTGTGGAATTGAAGATAGACAAATTTCGCCATGAATACGCCTCGCAACTAAATATGTACCTTAACTACTTTAAAGCGGAAGTGATGCAGCCGGACGATAATCCACCTATCGGTATTCTACTTTGTACGGAAAAGGGAGATACATTAGTAAAGTATGCCACTGCCGGATTAGACCCGAACATCTTCGTACAGAAGTACATGATAGAACTTCCAAGCGAAGAAGAAATAAAAGCATTCATTTCTTCCTCAAATTGTTAA
- a CDS encoding sugar O-acetyltransferase, which translates to MKTELEKCLAGETFNGGDKELVAMALNAKRLLKELNNADYADVELKKSILQKLFGKIGENVHIDIDFHCEYGKHIFVGNKVVINMNCTFVDNNIIEIGNNVLIASNVQLYTATHSTKVNERMVDKEDIGTEICRTYALPIKISDGVWIGGGAIILSGVTIGKNSVIGAGSVVTRSIPDNCVAVGNPCRVIKYIDNKNDEI; encoded by the coding sequence ATGAAAACAGAATTGGAAAAATGTTTGGCAGGAGAAACATTCAATGGCGGCGATAAGGAACTGGTTGCAATGGCATTGAATGCCAAAAGATTACTAAAGGAATTGAACAACGCAGACTATGCCGATGTAGAACTAAAGAAAAGTATCCTACAGAAATTATTCGGAAAAATAGGCGAAAATGTTCATATAGACATAGACTTCCATTGTGAATATGGGAAGCATATTTTTGTTGGCAACAAGGTAGTTATCAATATGAATTGCACATTTGTCGATAACAATATTATTGAAATCGGCAACAATGTTTTGATTGCGTCCAACGTGCAGCTATATACCGCTACCCACTCGACAAAAGTAAATGAAAGAATGGTCGATAAAGAAGATATAGGAACGGAAATTTGCAGAACGTATGCATTACCCATAAAGATTAGTGACGGTGTATGGATTGGAGGAGGAGCAATCATTCTTTCTGGTGTAACTATTGGTAAAAACAGTGTTATTGGAGCCGGAAGTGTTGTTACTCGTTCCATCCCGGATAATTGTGTTGCCGTTGGAAACCCATGCAGAGTTATAAAGTATATTGACAATAAAAATGACGAAATATAA
- a CDS encoding Crp/Fnr family transcriptional regulator, with the protein MITEFNSYMSNIDIDFFKELCLKHGELRHYKKNEFILHEGDACSFFGFILSGVVKYSCTNRTENKPYNVGFSFPNEFIGDYPTCLYGMKSELNIQAIIPCKIYICSSAFLQQKFEENKESQRIARIAAEQMFFQSYSRYLDLFRFTPEERYLQLLKKCPAILQMVSLKEIASYLKITPVHMSRIRRKQSLDNKK; encoded by the coding sequence ATGATAACCGAATTCAATTCATATATGAGTAACATAGACATAGACTTCTTCAAGGAGTTGTGTCTGAAACATGGAGAATTACGACATTATAAAAAGAATGAGTTTATTCTCCATGAAGGTGATGCATGTTCTTTCTTCGGGTTTATCTTGTCAGGCGTAGTCAAATACAGTTGCACCAACCGGACAGAAAACAAACCGTATAATGTCGGTTTTTCCTTTCCAAATGAATTTATAGGCGATTATCCCACTTGCTTATATGGCATGAAATCAGAATTGAATATACAGGCGATAATCCCGTGCAAGATTTACATCTGTTCTTCTGCATTCTTACAGCAAAAATTCGAGGAGAACAAAGAAAGCCAACGGATAGCCCGTATCGCAGCCGAACAGATGTTTTTCCAATCATATTCACGTTATTTGGATTTATTCAGATTCACACCGGAAGAGCGTTACCTCCAACTTTTAAAAAAATGCCCTGCAATCCTTCAAATGGTATCACTAAAAGAAATAGCATCCTACCTCAAAATTACACCCGTACACATGAGCCGAATCAGACGCAAGCAAAGTCTTGACAACAAAAAATAA
- a CDS encoding DUF4365 domain-containing protein, whose translation MPKYSNSSITAKIGINYVRTIVEESGSLFHKIEQENDLGIDGIIEFIQDGTPTNKSIAIQIKSGDSYFNSRNQELSIPIDSHYNYWLNYPLQVFGIVYIPNLKNAFWVNIKTYIETIRNSSLIKFPVTRINQFNTIDFKRLFQPLILNTIPLVSFNEALSYFNSDDISEFNLGMTIMFEKYINEEKTWNTFLDYIQEKEAHEIPHKLIYYLAHIPWHPDIWYSGNNISNNIKVLVLNKIYNYNKATVIKLLSIIGDNMICRGSIGQSIEAILSKVKNINSYLADIITEDSTSADIIQNASIILAYYIGKKSLPLLKKAYEKKHDLLSLINCINKYESINPYS comes from the coding sequence ATGCCCAAATATTCAAATTCAAGCATAACAGCTAAAATCGGAATAAATTACGTTAGAACTATAGTTGAAGAATCTGGGTCTTTATTCCATAAAATTGAACAAGAAAATGATTTAGGGATAGACGGAATTATTGAATTTATCCAAGATGGTACTCCTACAAATAAAAGCATAGCTATACAAATAAAATCAGGAGATTCCTACTTTAACAGTAGGAATCAAGAACTTTCTATTCCAATAGATAGCCATTATAATTATTGGCTAAATTATCCATTACAAGTTTTCGGAATTGTATATATTCCTAACTTAAAGAATGCTTTTTGGGTTAATATCAAAACATACATAGAAACTATACGTAATTCTTCACTCATAAAATTTCCAGTGACTCGAATAAATCAATTTAATACAATAGATTTCAAGCGATTATTTCAACCTTTAATATTAAACACAATACCATTAGTTTCTTTCAACGAAGCCTTATCTTATTTCAATTCAGACGATATTTCTGAATTTAATTTGGGAATGACTATTATGTTTGAAAAATATATAAATGAAGAAAAGACTTGGAATACATTTTTAGACTATATACAAGAAAAGGAGGCACACGAAATTCCTCATAAACTAATTTATTACTTGGCACACATCCCTTGGCATCCAGATATATGGTATTCTGGTAATAATATTTCCAATAATATCAAAGTCCTAGTTTTAAATAAGATATATAACTATAACAAAGCAACCGTAATTAAATTATTATCTATTATTGGCGACAATATGATATGTCGAGGAAGTATTGGGCAATCGATTGAAGCCATTCTATCAAAAGTCAAAAACATAAATTCATATTTAGCAGATATTATTACTGAAGATAGTACCTCAGCCGATATCATCCAAAACGCGAGTATTATTCTAGCTTATTACATAGGGAAAAAAAGTCTCCCTCTTCTTAAAAAAGCTTATGAAAAAAAACATGATTTATTGTCATTGATAAATTGCATCAACAAATATGAGAGTATAAATCCATATTCATAA
- a CDS encoding relaxase/mobilization nuclease domain-containing protein — MIGKIKKGSGFKGCVNYVLGKEQAVLLHADGVLTESRGDIIRSFCMQTGMNPDLKKPVGHIALSYSAVDAPKLTDGKMVQLAQEYMREMKITDTQYIIVRHQDREHPHVHIVFNRIDNNGKTISDRNDMYRNEQVCKKLKAKHGLYFAEGKEQVKQHRLKEPDKSKYEIYTAVKNEISKSRNWQQLQHRLAEKGITIQFKRKGQTDEIQGISFSKGEYTFKGSEIDRNFSFSKLDKCFGDVGQTTVGSNKQTVTAPVQKPVSAPDKADNSFITGLGGLFSGLSAPADEMPDDSFLRKKKKKKKKQLKL, encoded by the coding sequence ATGATTGGAAAAATAAAAAAGGGAAGCGGTTTTAAGGGCTGTGTGAACTATGTGTTGGGCAAGGAGCAGGCGGTTTTGCTTCATGCGGACGGGGTTCTGACTGAAAGCCGGGGCGATATAATCCGCAGCTTCTGTATGCAGACCGGAATGAATCCCGATTTGAAGAAACCTGTCGGACATATTGCGTTAAGTTATTCGGCAGTGGATGCGCCCAAATTGACAGACGGGAAGATGGTACAGCTTGCGCAGGAGTATATGCGTGAAATGAAAATCACCGATACGCAGTATATCATCGTGCGCCATCAAGACCGGGAACACCCACATGTGCATATCGTGTTCAACCGTATAGACAACAACGGCAAGACCATTTCGGACAGGAACGACATGTACCGTAACGAACAGGTATGCAAGAAGCTGAAAGCCAAACACGGGCTTTATTTCGCCGAGGGAAAAGAGCAGGTGAAGCAGCACCGATTGAAAGAGCCGGACAAATCAAAATACGAGATTTACACGGCTGTGAAAAACGAAATCAGCAAATCCCGTAACTGGCAGCAGTTGCAGCACAGGTTAGCGGAAAAGGGTATCACTATCCAGTTCAAACGAAAGGGACAGACCGACGAGATACAGGGCATATCCTTTTCCAAAGGCGAATACACGTTCAAGGGTTCGGAAATAGACCGTAATTTCAGTTTCTCCAAACTGGATAAATGTTTTGGGGATGTAGGGCAGACGACAGTCGGAAGCAATAAGCAGACGGTTACCGCACCTGTTCAGAAACCAGTATCAGCACCCGACAAAGCGGATAATTCTTTTATAACAGGTTTAGGCGGTTTGTTTTCCGGTTTGTCAGCCCCGGCTGATGAAATGCCCGATGATTCCTTTTTGAGAAAGAAGAAGAAAAAAAAGAAAAAACAACTAAAGTTATAA
- a CDS encoding helix-turn-helix domain-containing protein produces the protein MYLENDKLGEWMQKLYAKLEELCKDVRVLRNADKVLPEDDNLLDNQDLCLLFKVSIKTLQRYRAIGVLPYFTISGKVYYKASDVREFIKERFSITTLRQFEKAHCTKKKK, from the coding sequence ATGTATCTAGAGAATGATAAATTGGGCGAATGGATGCAGAAGTTGTACGCCAAACTGGAAGAACTCTGCAAAGATGTACGGGTGTTGCGTAACGCCGATAAGGTGCTGCCCGAAGATGATAACCTGTTGGATAATCAAGATTTGTGTCTGTTGTTCAAAGTAAGTATCAAAACCCTTCAACGTTACCGGGCTATCGGTGTGCTGCCGTACTTCACAATCAGCGGAAAAGTGTATTACAAGGCTTCCGATGTCCGAGAGTTTATTAAAGAAAGGTTCAGCATTACCACGCTACGCCAGTTCGAGAAAGCACACTGCACGAAGAAAAAGAAGTGA
- a CDS encoding MobC family plasmid mobilization relaxosome protein produces the protein MTNIKDKPGGRPAKKRIEKQQRVVSTKLTELQYYAIRKRAGEAGLRVSEYVRQAVVSAEVIPRLNRQDADTIRKLAGEANNINQLAHRANAGGFALVAVELVKLKDRIIEIINHLSDDWKNKKGKRF, from the coding sequence ATGACGAATATAAAGGACAAGCCGGGGGGACGTCCGGCAAAGAAACGGATAGAGAAGCAGCAACGGGTTGTCAGTACGAAACTGACCGAGTTGCAGTATTACGCCATCAGAAAGCGAGCCGGGGAAGCCGGGTTGCGTGTCAGTGAGTATGTCCGGCAGGCGGTTGTTTCGGCAGAGGTCATACCCCGATTGAACAGGCAGGATGCGGACACCATCCGCAAACTGGCAGGGGAAGCCAACAACATCAACCAGTTGGCGCACCGGGCGAATGCCGGAGGTTTCGCACTGGTGGCGGTGGAACTGGTGAAGCTCAAAGATAGGATTATTGAAATCATAAACCATTTGTCGGATGATTGGAAAAATAAAAAAGGGAAGCGGTTTTAA